The proteins below are encoded in one region of Pomacea canaliculata isolate SZHN2017 linkage group LG7, ASM307304v1, whole genome shotgun sequence:
- the LOC112568041 gene encoding uncharacterized protein LOC112568041 isoform X2: MRQVGIIVCLYTVLLETRKGMCTTSSCNISEFNATSYENFTENADVTMRLQVNTSDLKTSEYRIDIKICVNGSLETVCDCASMPNFRIVCRGLNGHNVACFQDGFNSFKLNLSVRRQYTDIVWEKFVQNTASVVLKHTKMQVLYAPGIESLQVDTKNVTEKDHLVDKGSPRFLEAPDYANILDPQVTFSLRSHTTNISNCRVAKFTPRAGREKRVNCSISGSPPELLLTLPLHNQPWVEEGKWKLVIENELGTSETIITLSSKSVICQSDRDENFIMNSVEVLTVIKFQTNHQFNCGR, translated from the exons ATGAGGCAGGTGGGAATAATAGTTTGCTTGTATACTGTACTTCttgaaacaagaaaaggaatGTGCACCACTTCAAGTT GTAATATATCTGAGTTTAATGCAACTTCTTACGAGAACTTCACAGAAAATGCCGATGTGACTATGAGGCTACAGGTAAACACCAGCGACCTGAAGACATCTGAATATCGCATTGACATCAAGATTTGTGTCAACGGCAGTCTTGAGACCGTCTGCGACTGTGCATCGATGCCCAACTTTAGAATTGTTTGCAGAGGTCTCAATGGACACAATGTTGCTTGCTTCCAAGATGGCTTCAATAGTTTCAAGCTTAATTTATCAGTCAGAAGACAGTACACCGACATCGTGTGGGAAAAGTTTGTACAGAACACGGCCTCTGTCGTCCTGAAACACACAAAGATGCAAGTCCTCT ATGCCCCAGGCATAGAAAGCCTGCAAGTGGATACAAAGAATGTGACAGAAAAAGATCATCTAGTTGACAAAG GTTCACCTCGCTTTCTAGAAGCTCCAGATTATGCAAATATTCTGGACCCACAAGTGACTTTTAGTCTCAGGAGCCACACGACCAACATCAGTAACTGTCGAGTTGCTAAATTTACGCCGAGGGCAGGTCGAGAGAAGAGGGTCAACTGTAGCATCAGTGGCAGTCCTCCGGAACTACTCTTGACCCTTCCCCTCCACAACCAACCCTGGGTCGAGGAAGGAAAATGGAAGCTGGTCATTGAAAATGAGCTTGGTACTTCGGAAACAATTATCACTCTGTCCTCCA AAAGTGTCATATGCCAGTCTGACCGAGATGAAAACTTCATTATGAACTCTGTTGAAGTCCTGACGGTGATAAAG tttcagACTAACCATCAGTTTAACTGTGGACGCTGA
- the LOC112568041 gene encoding uncharacterized protein LOC112568041 isoform X1, with translation MRQVGIIVCLYTVLLETRKGMCTTSSCNISEFNATSYENFTENADVTMRLQVNTSDLKTSEYRIDIKICVNGSLETVCDCASMPNFRIVCRGLNGHNVACFQDGFNSFKLNLSVRRQYTDIVWEKFVQNTASVVLKHTKMQVLYAPGIESLQVDTKNVTEKDHLVDKGQKVTITCSFDPGNPPDIFHLLRNGDQILSSSQTGQRRLDYSLVVDDCSEVWPMIRCQAEGSNLSRSVAILVRCSPRFLEAPDYANILDPQVTFSLRSHTTNISNCRVAKFTPRAGREKRVNCSISGSPPELLLTLPLHNQPWVEEGKWKLVIENELGTSETIITLSSKSVICQSDRDENFIMNSVEVLTVIKFQTNHQFNCGR, from the exons ATGAGGCAGGTGGGAATAATAGTTTGCTTGTATACTGTACTTCttgaaacaagaaaaggaatGTGCACCACTTCAAGTT GTAATATATCTGAGTTTAATGCAACTTCTTACGAGAACTTCACAGAAAATGCCGATGTGACTATGAGGCTACAGGTAAACACCAGCGACCTGAAGACATCTGAATATCGCATTGACATCAAGATTTGTGTCAACGGCAGTCTTGAGACCGTCTGCGACTGTGCATCGATGCCCAACTTTAGAATTGTTTGCAGAGGTCTCAATGGACACAATGTTGCTTGCTTCCAAGATGGCTTCAATAGTTTCAAGCTTAATTTATCAGTCAGAAGACAGTACACCGACATCGTGTGGGAAAAGTTTGTACAGAACACGGCCTCTGTCGTCCTGAAACACACAAAGATGCAAGTCCTCT ATGCCCCAGGCATAGAAAGCCTGCAAGTGGATACAAAGAATGTGACAGAAAAAGATCATCTAGTTGACAAAGGTCAGAAAGTCACAATCACTTGTTCATTTGACCCTGGTAATCCACCAGACATTTTTCATCTCTTGAGAAATGGAGACCAAATATTAAGCTCCAGTCAGACTGGCCAAAGAAGACTTGATTATAGCCTCGTCGTCGACGATTGCTCTGAAGTGTGGCCGATGATCAGGTGTCAAGCTGAGGGCAGCAACCTTTCTCGTTCCGTGGCCATTCTTGTCAGGT GTTCACCTCGCTTTCTAGAAGCTCCAGATTATGCAAATATTCTGGACCCACAAGTGACTTTTAGTCTCAGGAGCCACACGACCAACATCAGTAACTGTCGAGTTGCTAAATTTACGCCGAGGGCAGGTCGAGAGAAGAGGGTCAACTGTAGCATCAGTGGCAGTCCTCCGGAACTACTCTTGACCCTTCCCCTCCACAACCAACCCTGGGTCGAGGAAGGAAAATGGAAGCTGGTCATTGAAAATGAGCTTGGTACTTCGGAAACAATTATCACTCTGTCCTCCA AAAGTGTCATATGCCAGTCTGACCGAGATGAAAACTTCATTATGAACTCTGTTGAAGTCCTGACGGTGATAAAG tttcagACTAACCATCAGTTTAACTGTGGACGCTGA